In one window of Hyla sarda isolate aHylSar1 chromosome 1, aHylSar1.hap1, whole genome shotgun sequence DNA:
- the CHCHD10 gene encoding coiled-coil-helix-coiled-coil-helix domain-containing protein 10, mitochondrial, which yields MPRGSRSVPSRTAPSPAPSHAPAPAHPPPSAVSTAPAPSQGPGLMAQMATTVAGVAAGSAVGHVLGGALTGAFSGGSSEPAKPAVQEPPKPPAFSQQPQSQYGPCHYEMKQFLDCATTQSDLTLCEGFSEALKQCKYNYGVSSLL from the exons ATGCCCCGCGGTAGCCGCAGCGTTCCCTCCCGCACAGCGCCCAG CCCTGCTCCTTCCCATGCCCCGGCTCCGGCACATCCgccaccttctgctgtatccACAGCTCCTGCCCCATCCCAGGGGCCTGGATTAATGGCTCAGATGGCTACTACAGTAGCTGGAGTGGCAGCGGGCTCAGCAGTAGGACATGTCCTTGGTGGTGCCCTCACTGGTGCTTTTAGTGGAGGCAGCTCTGAGCCGGCAAAACCAGCTGTACAG gaGCCTCCAAAGCCCCCTGCTTTCTCCCAGCAGCCTCAGTCacaatatggcccctgccactatGAAATGAAGCAGTTCTTGGACTGTGCTACCACACAGAGTGACCTTACTCTGTGCGAAGGATTTAGTGAAGCATTAAAGCAATGCAAATACAACTATG GTGTCTCATCTCTTTTGTGA
- the C1H22orf15 gene encoding uncharacterized protein C22orf15 homolog has product MFITVKFGADDHILLNPNCKVVNLTESLRVKCHCGPEVAIDLLDESGNLINLSDLEGSQDIASNYLKERQSYVLVKIIRGEGSEQARYESLLENLWKHHPELAERLQKLSNPHVRDKWRNSVQKKTRTPKETPFSSPTKIRAASQLKNKLA; this is encoded by the exons ATGTTCATCACAGTGAAATTTGGAG CTGATGATCATATTTTATTAAATCCCAACTGCAAGGTTGTCAATTTAACCGAAAGCTTGAGGGTCAAATGCCATTGTGGACCTGAGG TTGCAATTGATCTCCTGGATGAGTCAGGAAATCTTATTAATCTCAGTGATCTTGAAGGATCCCAAGATATTGCTTCTAATTACCTTAAGGAACGACAATCTTATGTTCTGGTCAAAATTATCC GTGGTGAAGGATCTGAGCAGGCACGCTATGAGTCTTTGCTAGAGAATCTGTGGAAGCATCACCCAGAGTTAGCAG AACGTTTGCAGAAGCTCTCAAACCCTCACGTACGGGACAAGTGGCGCAACTCTGTTCAAAAGAAGACTCGAACTCCCAAGGAAACACCTTTTTCTTCTCCAACGAAAATAAGAGCAGCTTCTCAGTTGAAGAACAAGCTGGCCTAA